From Streptomyces sp. NBC_01460, a single genomic window includes:
- a CDS encoding ribonuclease HII: MPYEPPTHTVERSLRATSGARTVAGVDEVGRGAWAGPVTVCAAVTGLRRPPEGLTDSKLISPRRRAELAPMLEKWVTAYGLGHASPLEIDDLGMTAALRLAAVRALDALPVRPDAVILDGKHDYLGPPWNVRTVIKGDQSCIAVAAASVIAKVRRDAMMAELGAGTGQYADFAFGANAGYPSPVHRAALEEQGPTPHHRLSWAYLDALPKWQHLKKVRFSAEAAALESGGQLGFDF; the protein is encoded by the coding sequence ATGCCGTACGAACCACCCACGCACACCGTCGAGCGCTCACTGCGCGCTACCTCCGGTGCCAGGACCGTCGCCGGTGTCGACGAGGTCGGACGCGGAGCGTGGGCCGGCCCCGTCACCGTGTGCGCGGCCGTCACCGGCCTCCGCAGACCGCCTGAGGGCCTCACCGACTCCAAGCTGATCAGTCCCAGGCGCCGGGCCGAACTCGCCCCGATGCTCGAGAAGTGGGTCACGGCCTACGGACTGGGTCATGCGTCACCCCTGGAGATCGATGACCTCGGCATGACCGCGGCACTCCGTCTCGCGGCTGTCAGGGCTCTCGATGCCCTGCCCGTCCGGCCGGACGCCGTGATCCTCGACGGCAAGCACGACTACCTCGGACCGCCCTGGAACGTCCGCACGGTGATCAAGGGCGACCAGTCCTGCATCGCCGTCGCCGCGGCCTCGGTGATCGCCAAGGTCCGCAGGGACGCGATGATGGCCGAACTGGGCGCGGGCACGGGGCAGTACGCAGACTTCGCCTTCGGCGCGAACGCCGGCTATCCGTCACCGGTGCACCGGGCCGCGCTGGAGGAGCAGGGGCCTACGCCTCACCATCGCCTCAGCTGGGCCTACCTCGACGCGCTGCCCAAGTGGCAGCACCTGAAGAAGGTCCGATTCTCCGCCGAGGCGGCGGCACTGGAAAGCGGGGGCCAACTCGGCTTCGACTTCTGA
- a CDS encoding RecQ family ATP-dependent DNA helicase codes for MTNADRAELRASADSVLARLVGDATGAARLREDQWRAIEALVADKRRALVVQRTGWGKSAVYFVATSLLRARGSGPTVIVSPLLALMRNQVAAAARAGISARTINSSNTEEWETVQAEVAAGEVDVLLVSPERLNNPDFRDQVLPRLAAATGLLVVDEAHCISDWGHDFRPDYRRLRTMLADLPAGVPVLATTATANARVTADVAEQLGTGAGTDALVLRGPLDRESLSLGVLRLPDAAHRLAWLGDHLGELPGSGIIYTLTVAAAEEITAYLRQCGHPVTSYTGRTENADRQQAEDDLLANRVKALVATSALGMGFDKPDLGFVVHVGSPSSPIAYYQQVGRAGRGVEHAEVLLLPGKEDEAIWQYFASVAFPPEEQVRRTLDVLAQAGRPLSLPAMEPLVDLRRTRLETMLKVLDVDGAVKRVKGGWISTGEPWVYDAERYAWVARQRAAEQQAMRDYASGTGCRMEFLRRQLDDEEATACGRCDNCAGSRFDDKVSTAALDGARGELGRPGVEVEPRKMWPTGLSAVGIDLKGRIPAGELALPGRALGRLSDIGWGNRLRPLLAAQAQDVPVPDDVSGAVVTVIADWAKGPGGWASGAPDAAPRPVGVVTVASRRRPQLVHSLGSRIAEVGRMPLLGTVTYAPGSEELRISQTNSAQRVKALHEALVVEPALAEALASAGGPVLLVDDLSDTGWTLAVAARLLRRAGAQGVFPLVLAVQA; via the coding sequence ATGACCAACGCAGACCGCGCAGAGCTCAGGGCCTCGGCCGATTCCGTACTCGCCCGTCTGGTCGGGGATGCGACCGGCGCCGCCCGGCTGCGGGAGGACCAGTGGCGGGCCATCGAGGCCCTCGTCGCCGACAAGCGCAGGGCACTGGTCGTCCAGCGGACAGGATGGGGCAAGTCCGCGGTCTACTTCGTGGCGACGTCGCTGCTGCGCGCGCGGGGCAGTGGGCCGACCGTGATCGTCTCGCCCCTGCTCGCCCTGATGCGCAACCAGGTGGCGGCGGCGGCCAGGGCCGGCATCAGTGCCCGCACGATCAACTCCTCCAACACCGAGGAGTGGGAGACCGTCCAGGCCGAGGTGGCGGCGGGCGAGGTGGACGTGCTGCTGGTCAGTCCCGAGCGGCTCAACAACCCCGACTTCCGGGACCAGGTGCTGCCCCGTCTCGCCGCGGCTACGGGCCTGCTCGTGGTCGACGAGGCTCACTGCATCTCCGACTGGGGGCACGACTTCCGCCCGGACTACCGGAGGCTGCGGACCATGCTCGCCGATCTGCCCGCGGGTGTTCCCGTGCTCGCCACCACGGCCACCGCCAACGCCCGTGTGACCGCTGACGTCGCGGAGCAGCTCGGCACGGGGGCGGGCACGGACGCGCTGGTGCTGCGGGGCCCACTGGACCGGGAGAGCCTCAGTCTCGGTGTGCTCCGGCTTCCCGATGCCGCTCACCGACTGGCCTGGTTGGGCGATCACCTCGGGGAGCTGCCGGGCTCGGGCATCATCTACACGCTCACGGTGGCGGCCGCCGAGGAGATCACGGCCTACCTCCGCCAGTGCGGTCACCCGGTCACCTCGTACACCGGCCGGACCGAGAACGCCGACCGGCAGCAGGCCGAGGACGACCTCCTGGCCAACCGGGTCAAGGCCCTGGTGGCCACGTCCGCGCTCGGGATGGGGTTCGACAAGCCCGACCTCGGCTTCGTCGTGCACGTGGGATCGCCGTCCTCCCCCATCGCCTACTACCAGCAGGTCGGGCGCGCGGGCCGTGGGGTGGAGCACGCCGAGGTACTGCTGCTCCCGGGCAAGGAGGACGAAGCCATCTGGCAGTACTTCGCGTCGGTCGCCTTCCCGCCGGAGGAGCAGGTCCGCCGGACTCTCGACGTCCTCGCCCAGGCCGGCCGCCCCCTCTCGCTGCCTGCCATGGAGCCCTTGGTAGACCTGCGGCGCACCCGTCTCGAGACGATGCTCAAGGTGCTGGACGTCGATGGTGCGGTGAAGCGGGTGAAGGGCGGCTGGATCTCCACCGGCGAGCCCTGGGTCTACGACGCCGAGCGCTACGCCTGGGTCGCGCGCCAGCGGGCCGCCGAGCAGCAGGCCATGCGCGACTACGCCTCCGGGACCGGGTGCCGCATGGAGTTCCTCCGGCGCCAGTTGGACGACGAGGAGGCCACCGCGTGCGGGCGCTGCGACAACTGCGCCGGTTCGCGGTTCGACGACAAGGTCTCCACGGCGGCGCTCGACGGGGCACGCGGTGAGCTCGGCCGGCCAGGAGTGGAGGTGGAGCCGCGCAAGATGTGGCCCACCGGTCTCTCCGCGGTGGGGATCGACCTCAAGGGCCGAATCCCGGCGGGCGAGCTGGCACTCCCCGGCCGGGCGCTCGGCCGGCTCTCGGACATCGGGTGGGGCAACAGGCTGCGTCCGCTGCTGGCGGCTCAGGCTCAGGACGTCCCGGTCCCCGACGACGTGTCCGGCGCGGTGGTCACGGTCATCGCCGACTGGGCCAAGGGCCCGGGCGGCTGGGCCTCCGGGGCGCCGGACGCCGCCCCTCGTCCGGTCGGCGTCGTCACGGTCGCCTCTCGCCGGAGGCCTCAGTTGGTCCACTCGCTCGGCAGCCGCATCGCCGAGGTCGGCCGGATGCCCCTTCTGGGTACGGTCACCTACGCGCCGGGCAGCGAGGAACTGCGGATCTCACAGACCAACAGCGCGCAGCGGGTGAAGGCACTGCACGAGGCACTCGTCGTCGAGCCCGCGCTGGCGGAGGCACTCGCGTCCGCGGGAGGACCCGTCCTGCTCGTGGACGACCTCTCCGACACCGGATGGACACTCGCCGTCGCGGCGCGGCTGCTCCGACGCGCGGGAGCCCAGGGGGTGTTTCCGCTGGTCCTCGCGGTTCAGGCGTGA
- a CDS encoding DUF4192 domain-containing protein, with translation MNKHDETAGPSDAQQITLRGPAELADALPYLMGFHPNDSVVMVALHGGRGRFGGRLRLGIPQQREEWAPVADQLARSLIVGSERRDSRPDAIVVFLCQDPAEGESASRTMERLRPLAQCLRMACGALDVPVLEALCISDGRYWSYCCPDDRCCPAEGNPLALPGTTVMAAAAAYAGIQVRGSLRDMEARLAPWDPAAAQEQERALDSAGAVLVSRILDADGRGEVAGETLALARELTRRLENAPAGGVVVTDAGDDGLITCEEAAAVILGLQDRETRDRAAEWMEGREAEAALRLWRALARRCVGPYVEHAAAPLTLAGWVSWSTGDEAGARVALGLALRADPDYTFAQLLHQACNQGLDPETLRRCLRGERVLRDRREGDGSAHGRAGRQSGSRRGSRPVRDPAGKGRRKAAPRQARSTGSRPGTAVRRGRVRDARRLDHRGAGRRE, from the coding sequence ATGAACAAGCACGACGAAACCGCCGGACCCTCCGACGCGCAGCAGATCACCCTGCGCGGTCCCGCGGAACTTGCCGACGCCCTTCCCTACCTGATGGGCTTCCACCCGAACGACAGCGTGGTCATGGTGGCCCTGCACGGGGGCCGGGGCCGCTTCGGCGGCCGGCTCAGGCTGGGCATCCCGCAGCAGCGGGAGGAGTGGGCCCCGGTCGCCGACCAACTCGCGCGCAGCCTGATCGTGGGAAGCGAGCGGCGTGATTCCCGCCCCGACGCGATCGTGGTCTTCCTCTGCCAGGACCCGGCCGAGGGGGAGAGCGCTTCCCGGACCATGGAGCGTCTGAGGCCCCTCGCGCAGTGCCTGCGCATGGCCTGCGGGGCGCTGGACGTGCCGGTGCTCGAAGCGCTCTGCATCTCCGACGGCCGTTACTGGTCCTACTGCTGCCCCGACGACCGCTGCTGCCCGGCCGAGGGAAATCCGCTGGCGCTCCCGGGCACCACGGTGATGGCGGCCGCCGCCGCGTACGCGGGCATCCAGGTGCGTGGATCGCTGCGGGACATGGAAGCGCGGCTCGCGCCGTGGGATCCCGCGGCGGCCCAGGAGCAGGAGAGGGCTCTCGATTCGGCGGGTGCCGTGCTGGTCTCCCGGATCCTCGACGCCGACGGGCGCGGTGAGGTGGCGGGCGAGACGCTGGCGCTCGCGCGGGAGCTCACACGACGTCTCGAGAACGCGCCGGCCGGGGGCGTCGTGGTGACCGACGCCGGTGACGACGGTCTGATCACGTGCGAGGAGGCCGCAGCGGTGATTCTGGGCCTCCAGGACCGCGAGACCAGGGATCGTGCCGCTGAGTGGATGGAAGGGCGCGAGGCCGAAGCGGCGCTGCGGCTGTGGCGTGCGCTCGCCCGCAGGTGCGTCGGTCCCTACGTGGAGCACGCGGCGGCGCCGCTCACCCTCGCCGGCTGGGTCTCGTGGTCCACCGGGGACGAGGCGGGGGCCAGGGTGGCGCTGGGGCTCGCCCTGCGGGCCGACCCCGACTACACGTTCGCCCAACTGCTGCACCAGGCGTGCAATCAAGGCCTTGATCCGGAAACGCTGCGCCGCTGTCTCCGGGGTGAGCGCGTCCTGCGCGACCGTCGAGAAGGCGACGGCTCCGCCCACGGGCGCGCCGGGCGGCAGTCGGGGAGCCGACGCGGATCGCGGCCGGTGCGTGATCCGGCCGGGAAGGGGAGGCGGAAGGCGGCGCCCCGGCAGGCCCGCTCCACCGGTTCGCGCCCGGGCACGGCCGTGCGCCGCGGCCGGGTCCGTGACGCCCGGCGGCTGGATCACCGCGGAGCCGGGAGGCGCGAGTGA
- a CDS encoding NUDIX hydrolase produces MPPYDPSTFPPFAVTVDLVVLTVRRHALCALVVRRGESPFQGRWALPGGFVRADEDLGAAAARELVEETGLCAHDPAGPSVGNGAHLEQLATYGDPGRDPRMRVVSVAHLALAPDLPAPRAGGDANSARWAPVDDLLAPGGGFGREGEQSAPLAFDHAKILDDGVERARSKIEYSSLATAFCPPEFTVGELRRVYEAVWGVVLDPRNFHRKVTGTPGFLVPSGGTTTRQGGRPAQLFRAGAATVLNPPMLRPEV; encoded by the coding sequence ATGCCGCCCTACGACCCGTCGACCTTTCCGCCCTTCGCTGTCACCGTCGATCTGGTCGTCCTCACGGTGCGACGTCACGCGCTCTGCGCGTTGGTGGTGCGCCGCGGTGAATCGCCCTTCCAGGGAAGGTGGGCGCTACCGGGAGGATTCGTCAGAGCCGATGAGGACCTCGGAGCGGCGGCAGCGCGTGAGCTCGTCGAGGAGACCGGGCTCTGCGCACACGATCCGGCCGGTCCCTCCGTCGGAAACGGTGCCCACCTCGAGCAGTTGGCCACGTACGGCGACCCGGGTCGCGATCCTCGGATGCGCGTCGTCAGCGTCGCGCACCTCGCGCTCGCTCCCGACCTCCCGGCCCCGCGTGCGGGCGGTGACGCGAACAGTGCCCGCTGGGCGCCCGTCGACGACCTGCTCGCTCCGGGGGGCGGCTTCGGCCGCGAGGGTGAGCAGTCCGCGCCACTCGCCTTCGATCACGCGAAGATTCTCGACGACGGGGTGGAGCGGGCCCGCTCGAAGATCGAGTACTCGTCGCTGGCCACGGCTTTCTGCCCGCCCGAGTTCACGGTCGGGGAGCTGCGCAGGGTGTACGAGGCGGTGTGGGGTGTGGTCCTGGACCCCCGGAACTTCCACCGCAAGGTCACGGGCACGCCCGGCTTCCTGGTTCCGTCCGGAGGGACGACCACACGGCAAGGAGGCCGCCCCGCGCAGCTGTTCCGGGCCGGTGCGGCGACCGTGCTGAACCCTCCGATGCTGAGGCCGGAAGTCTGA
- a CDS encoding ABC transporter ATP-binding protein: MLQAIGLTSAPRRDRPPVVDDLTFEAPPGSVTVLLGAPGSGKTTALRLMLELEAGRGVTYFKGRPLHRIGHPAREVGVLLGDVPGHPGRTARGQLRMLCAAAGVPASRADELLEVVGLAGLGDQRIGTLSAGMDRRLGLASVLLGDPHTLVLDEPADGLSPRERSWLHGLLRAHAAEGGTVLHTTGDPKEAARAADRVVTIDRGRLVADQDVSDFSRTRLRPRVAVRTPHAARLAAVMSREARAAHRSVEVVAEDGSRLSVYGSSCAEVGDTAYRHGVPLHQLADETGDAGPAVVPAPGSGMVRARGPVAVPARAPGCGPSGVPVRAVLPGPASTVAISQLPPPIPVRPARGPLRPLRYELRRLFGVRTAALILAAVLVVSAALSVVLARSGRTPLSDLLVAWPDLLPLPPAAFAAGLLGALSFGDEFRYPALAAGRGTIPRRIGLLVAKLVVSGSVALLLAALSVLVDAEALRLVYGGDLVAVPAHAPQLAVSWAGLSVGCAWAGLLGAGVFRLTVAGVAAVLAVPVLVVPLVQKLLAGPAVRSVTGLPGRLRELGWLQWPYEVDRWAMAVVRVVAQPVGLALSLSLSVLICAYVFTSLRGRARW; the protein is encoded by the coding sequence ATGCTCCAGGCCATCGGACTCACCAGTGCCCCCCGCCGCGACCGCCCTCCCGTCGTGGACGACCTGACCTTCGAAGCCCCGCCGGGCAGTGTCACCGTGCTGCTCGGCGCTCCGGGCTCCGGCAAGACCACGGCCCTCCGCCTGATGCTCGAACTGGAGGCGGGGAGGGGGGTCACCTACTTCAAGGGCAGGCCGCTGCATCGCATCGGCCATCCCGCCCGTGAGGTCGGGGTGCTGCTCGGGGACGTGCCAGGACACCCCGGGCGCACCGCTCGCGGCCAGCTCCGGATGCTCTGCGCCGCTGCCGGTGTGCCGGCGTCGCGAGCCGACGAACTGCTCGAGGTCGTCGGTCTCGCGGGGCTGGGGGACCAGCGCATCGGGACACTGTCGGCAGGAATGGACCGGCGGCTCGGCCTCGCCTCGGTGCTGCTCGGAGATCCGCACACCCTCGTCCTCGACGAGCCCGCCGACGGCCTCTCGCCCCGCGAGAGGAGCTGGCTCCACGGGCTGCTCCGCGCACACGCGGCCGAAGGCGGCACGGTCCTGCACACGACCGGCGACCCCAAGGAGGCCGCCCGGGCGGCCGACCGTGTCGTCACCATCGACCGGGGGCGGCTCGTCGCGGACCAGGACGTCTCGGACTTCTCCCGCACGCGCCTGAGGCCGCGGGTCGCCGTGCGGACCCCGCACGCGGCCCGGCTCGCCGCAGTGATGAGCCGTGAGGCCCGCGCGGCCCATCGCTCCGTCGAAGTGGTCGCCGAGGACGGCAGCCGGCTGTCCGTGTACGGCAGTAGCTGCGCGGAGGTAGGGGACACGGCGTACCGGCACGGAGTCCCCCTCCATCAACTCGCGGACGAGACGGGCGACGCGGGCCCGGCCGTCGTTCCGGCCCCGGGTTCGGGCATGGTCCGGGCCCGGGGTCCGGTCGCTGTTCCGGCCCGGGCGCCGGGCTGCGGTCCGAGCGGCGTTCCGGTGAGGGCCGTGCTGCCGGGCCCCGCCTCGACCGTGGCGATCTCGCAGTTGCCGCCGCCGATCCCCGTACGACCGGCTCGTGGCCCTCTCCGCCCTCTGCGGTACGAACTGCGCCGTCTCTTCGGTGTCAGAACGGCCGCCCTGATCCTTGCGGCGGTCCTGGTCGTGTCCGCGGCTCTCTCCGTGGTCCTGGCCCGCTCCGGCAGGACACCCCTATCCGATCTTCTGGTCGCCTGGCCGGATCTGCTGCCGCTGCCTCCCGCGGCCTTCGCCGCGGGGCTGCTGGGGGCCCTCTCCTTCGGTGACGAGTTCCGCTACCCGGCGCTCGCCGCGGGGCGGGGAACCATCCCGCGCCGTATCGGTCTCCTGGTGGCCAAGCTGGTGGTCTCCGGAAGCGTCGCGCTGTTGCTCGCCGCGCTCTCGGTGCTCGTCGACGCCGAAGCTCTCCGCCTCGTGTACGGAGGGGACTTGGTGGCCGTTCCGGCACATGCTCCCCAGCTGGCCGTCAGTTGGGCGGGGTTGTCGGTCGGGTGCGCGTGGGCGGGGTTGCTGGGTGCCGGCGTGTTCCGGCTGACCGTCGCCGGAGTCGCGGCGGTGCTGGCTGTGCCGGTCCTCGTCGTACCGCTGGTCCAGAAGCTCCTCGCGGGTCCGGCGGTGCGTTCGGTCACCGGACTCCCGGGCCGGCTGCGTGAACTCGGCTGGCTGCAGTGGCCCTACGAGGTGGATCGCTGGGCCATGGCGGTCGTGCGCGTCGTCGCTCAGCCCGTGGGACTGGCCCTGTCCTTGTCGTTGTCCGTCCTGATCTGCGCCTATGTGTTCACCAGCCTTCGAGGGAGGGCCCGTTGGTGA
- a CDS encoding FadR/GntR family transcriptional regulator produces MMTAARSADSGLAGPGELDRYPYTETPAGERAALRSWGGADSELGRASRRGTASRGRGLHGQLVQQLGQMIVSGDLGADRPLVPEEIGQRFEVSRTVVRESLRVLEAKGLVSARPNVGTRVRPVSDWNLLDPDIIEWRAFGPQRDDQRRELEDLRWTIEPLAARLAAGHGREDIQQRLGDMIEIMGHAMGQGDALTFSRADAEFHALLIQAAGNRMLEHLSGIVSAALHVSGGPVTGCDRPAEASLGHHARIAEALASGDSAGAEAAMRQLLVGHTDGERVVPAPREH; encoded by the coding sequence ATGATGACCGCCGCCCGCTCCGCCGACTCCGGCCTCGCCGGCCCGGGCGAACTCGACCGCTACCCCTATACGGAGACGCCGGCCGGCGAGCGCGCCGCGCTCCGTTCCTGGGGAGGGGCCGACTCCGAGCTGGGGCGGGCGAGCCGGCGCGGCACGGCCAGCAGGGGCCGTGGGCTTCACGGCCAACTGGTCCAGCAGCTCGGCCAGATGATTGTTTCCGGTGACCTCGGAGCCGACCGGCCGCTCGTGCCGGAGGAGATCGGCCAGCGCTTCGAGGTCTCCCGCACCGTGGTGCGGGAGTCCCTGCGTGTTCTCGAGGCCAAGGGCCTGGTCAGCGCCCGCCCCAATGTGGGCACGCGGGTCCGGCCGGTGAGTGACTGGAATCTGCTGGACCCCGACATCATCGAGTGGCGCGCCTTCGGGCCGCAGCGTGATGACCAGCGCCGCGAGCTGGAGGACCTTCGGTGGACCATCGAGCCGCTGGCCGCCCGCCTGGCCGCCGGTCACGGGCGCGAGGACATTCAGCAGCGTCTCGGCGACATGATCGAGATCATGGGGCACGCGATGGGGCAGGGGGACGCCCTCACGTTCTCCCGGGCCGACGCGGAGTTCCACGCCCTGCTCATCCAGGCGGCGGGCAACCGCATGCTCGAGCACCTCTCCGGGATCGTGTCGGCGGCGCTTCACGTCTCCGGTGGGCCGGTCACCGGCTGCGACCGCCCCGCGGAGGCGTCCCTCGGTCACCACGCGCGGATCGCCGAGGCGCTCGCCTCGGGCGATTCGGCCGGTGCCGAAGCCGCCATGCGTCAGCTGCTGGTCGGGCACACCGACGGCGAGCGAGTGGTTCCCGCACCTCGGGAGCACTGA